A DNA window from Vigna angularis cultivar LongXiaoDou No.4 chromosome 1, ASM1680809v1, whole genome shotgun sequence contains the following coding sequences:
- the LOC128195871 gene encoding uncharacterized protein LOC128195871 — protein MASSGEDCPTTKLSVRHSFSTKYICTLNERLTDEHRSLIARTPFAWFLDVNVNVKVGRNLLSELLGKWDDCSSGFLVGNKVLNINENDIYLGLGLSTDGANINLKEELGNTECVKYIGKGTKELNSIYKILMRKQKKKIPCSHFCSLYLLVGISEILFPKRSGKVFPVMFNLVDNLGGLGSYCWGSVVYRFLLRSLCKASEGLKKGKGISNVYVDGCVYMLQVWFFELFVPPKGPIEFPRILHWMNISVGDKFVKRCMETGLFVDDVYGGPSTKDKEEYRPTPKRKDAKPRGKKKQKRIRR, from the exons ATGGCAAGTTCCGGTGAGGATTGTCCGACGACGAAG TTGAGTGTTCGTCACTCTTTTTcgacaaagtatatatgtactttGAACGAACGATTGACAGACGAGCATCGGTCATTGATTGCGAGGACTCCATTTGCGTGGTTTTTAGATGTCAATGTGAATGTTAAAGTAGGTAGAAATCTATTGAGTGAGTTATTGGGTAAGTGGGACGACTGTAGTAGTGGTTTTTTAGTTGggaataaagttttgaatataaatgaaaatgatatttatttaggGTTGGGATTGAGTACAGATGGTgcaaatattaacttaaaggaAGAGCTGGGCAATACTGAATGTGTGAAGTACATAGGCAAAGGAACAAAGGAATTGAATTCGATATACAAAATTCTAATGcgaaaacagaagaaaaagataCCTTGTTCTCATTTTTGTAGCCTTTACCTCCTTGTAGGGATAAGTgagattttatttccaaaacgtAGCGGGAAAGTGTTTCCCGTAATGTTTAATCTTGTTGACAACTTAGGTGGTTTGGGTAGTTATTGTTGGGGTAGTGTAGTTTATCGTTTTCTGTTACgtagtttgtgcaaagcttcAGAAGGCTTGAAGAAAGGCAAAGGTATTTCAAACGTTTACGTTGATGGTTGTGTTTACATGCTGCAG GTATGGTTTTTTGAGCTCTTTGTTCCACCAAAAGGTCCTATTGAGTTTCCACGAATATTGCATTGGATGAATATAAGTGTTGGAGACAAGTTTGTAAAACGGTGTATGGAGACAGGTTTG TTTGTTGACGATGTTTATGGTGGTCCTTCAACGAAGGATAAGGAGGAATACAGACCAACACCTAAAAGAAAGGATGCTAAAccaagaggaaagaagaaacaaaaaagaattcGAAGATAA